In Zunongwangia sp. HGR-M22, the sequence ACAATTCTCGCTGATTTTTTATATGCTCTATTTGATAGTACGCCTAATTCGTACATTCCAAAAAGTACTCTACGATGTACCGGCTTAAGACCATCACGAACATCCGGCAACGCACGTGACACAATGACCGACATTGAATAATCAATGTAAGCCGACTTCATCTCTTCTTCAATGTTGATAGGAATAAGCTTTTCTCCTTCAGCCATATTTCAAATTGTTTAGTTCACAAATCTAACGTGGCAATTTACATATTTTCTATATGTTTCATGGTAGATTACCCTATGTTTTCGTATTTTTTATTAACAAAATTTTATTGGGTAAAAGTTGATAAGTTAACACCGTTACATTTTGATTTTTGAAAGTTATTTTGTCAATTAGCTATAGATTCAGCATTAGGTACAGTTTTTGGTCTATTCTGGATAAAAATAATAAAGAGAGAAAGGAAAAAACATGGATGATAATTTTTCACCAAGAGTAAAAGATGTTATTGCGTACAGTAAAGAGGAAGCTTTAAGATTAGGGCACGACTTTATAGGTACAGAGCATCTAATGCTCGGGTTATTGAGAGACGGTGACGGGAAAGCCATAAACATCCTAAATGCTCTGGATATTGATCTAAGCCATTTAAGACGAAAAGTAGAGATTTTAAGTCCTGCTAATCCAAATATGACCGCAGTTTCTAATGAGAAGAAGAACCTGCACTTAACAAGACAGGCGGAACGCGCTTTAAAAACTACGTTTTTAGAGGCTAAATTGTTTCAGAGCCCAAATATAAATACGGCACACCTGTTATTGTGTATTTTAAGGAATGAAAACGATCCCACCACTAAATTGCTTAATAAACTTAAGATCGATTATGATGGGGTAAAAGATCAATTTAAATTTATGATCGCAAACGACGACTCAGATTATACACAAGGTCCAGCAGCAGAATCATTTTCTGAGGATGATAGCACAGATGATGCTACCAAGGATAACCCGTTTAGTGGAACAGGTTCTGCCGGTGGCGGAGGTTCTACCGGAAAAACCAATAAAAAATCTAAAACTCCGGTATTAGATAATTTTGGTAGAGATCTTACAGCAATGGCAGAAGCCGATAAGCTAGACCCTGTTGTTGGAAGAGAAAAAGAAATAGAGCGTGTTTCTCAAATATTAAGTAGACGTAAAAAAAATAACCCTCTTTTAATCGGAGAACCCGGTGTTGGTAAATCTGCGATAGCAGAAGGTTTAGCGCTAAGAATCGTTAAGCGAAAAGTATCTAGAATACTTTTTGATAAGCGTGTGGTGACTTTAGATCTTGCAAGTCTTGTTGCGGGTACAAAGTATCGCGGGCAATTTGAAGAGCGAATGAAAGCAGTGATGAATGAACTTGAAAAGAATGACGATATTATTCTTTTTATTGATGAAATTCATACCATTGTAGGAGCTGGCGGCGCAACAGGAAGTTTAGATGCAAGTAATATGTTTAAGCCTGCCTTAGCCAGAGGTGAAATTCAATGTATTGGTGCTACCACATTAGATGAATACCGCCAATATATTGAGAAAGATGGTGCTTTAGAGCGACGTTTCCAAAAGGTGATTGTAGAACCAACATCTGTGGAAGAAACCATCGAAATTCTTAATAATATTAAGGATAAATATGAGGATCACCATAACGTTGAATATACTCAAGAAGCTATAGAGGCTTGTGTGAAGTTAACTAATCGTTATATGACCGATAGATTCCTTCCAGATAAGGCTATTGATGCTTTAGATGAAGCAGGATCACGTGTTCATATCACCAATATAGATGTTCCTAAACAGATTCTTGATTTGGAGCGTAAACTTGAAGAAGTTCGTGAAAAGAAGAACACTGTTGTTAAGAAACAGAAATATGAAGAAGCAGCAAAACTTAGAGATGATGAGAAAAATCTTGAAAAAGAGTTAGCAATCGCTCAAGAGCGTTGGGAAGAGGATTCTAAAAAGCATAAAGAAATTGTTAGCGAGGACAGTGTTGCTGATGTGGTTTCTATGATGACTGGCGTACCGGTTAATAGAATCGCACAAACAGAATCTAACAAACTGGTTGAACTTCCTAAAAAGATTAAGGGGAAAGTCATTGGACAAGATGATGCTGTTGCTAAAGTTGTGAAAGCTATACAGCGTAATCGCGCCGGACTAAAAGATCCTAACAAACCAATTGGTTCATTTATATTTTTAGGTCAAACAGGGGTAGGTAAAACACAGTTAGCTAAAGTTTTAGCTAGAGAGCTTTTCGATAATGAGGATACACTCATAAGAATCGATATGAGTGAATACATGGAAAAGTTTGCCGTATCTAGATTGATAGGTGCACCTCCGGGATATGTTGGCTATGAAGAAGGTGGACAACTTACAGAGAAAGTTAGAAGAAAACCTTATGCTGTAATTCTTTTAGATGAGATCGAAAAAGCCCATCCAGATGTATTCAATATGATGCTACAGGTGTTAGATGATGGTTATCTAACAGATAGTCTTGGTCGAAAAATTGATTTTAGAAATACGATCATCATCATGACCTCTAATATTGGTGCAAGAAAACTCAAAGATTTTGGTCAGGGCATTGGATTTGGTACTCAATCACAACGTGCACAGGCTGATGAAAACACTAGAGGCGTTATCCAAAACGCGCTTAAGAAAGCTTTTTCGCCAGAGTTTTTAAATAGAATTGATGATGTAATTGTATTTAATGCTTTAGAAAGAGAGCATATTCACAACATTATTGATATTGAACTTGCAAAACTTTATGGAAGAATTGGTGGTTTAGGATACGAACTTAAATTATCAGATGATGCCAAAGATTTTATTGCTGAAAAAGGTTTCGATAA encodes:
- a CDS encoding ATP-dependent Clp protease ATP-binding subunit — protein: MDDNFSPRVKDVIAYSKEEALRLGHDFIGTEHLMLGLLRDGDGKAINILNALDIDLSHLRRKVEILSPANPNMTAVSNEKKNLHLTRQAERALKTTFLEAKLFQSPNINTAHLLLCILRNENDPTTKLLNKLKIDYDGVKDQFKFMIANDDSDYTQGPAAESFSEDDSTDDATKDNPFSGTGSAGGGGSTGKTNKKSKTPVLDNFGRDLTAMAEADKLDPVVGREKEIERVSQILSRRKKNNPLLIGEPGVGKSAIAEGLALRIVKRKVSRILFDKRVVTLDLASLVAGTKYRGQFEERMKAVMNELEKNDDIILFIDEIHTIVGAGGATGSLDASNMFKPALARGEIQCIGATTLDEYRQYIEKDGALERRFQKVIVEPTSVEETIEILNNIKDKYEDHHNVEYTQEAIEACVKLTNRYMTDRFLPDKAIDALDEAGSRVHITNIDVPKQILDLERKLEEVREKKNTVVKKQKYEEAAKLRDDEKNLEKELAIAQERWEEDSKKHKEIVSEDSVADVVSMMTGVPVNRIAQTESNKLVELPKKIKGKVIGQDDAVAKVVKAIQRNRAGLKDPNKPIGSFIFLGQTGVGKTQLAKVLARELFDNEDTLIRIDMSEYMEKFAVSRLIGAPPGYVGYEEGGQLTEKVRRKPYAVILLDEIEKAHPDVFNMMLQVLDDGYLTDSLGRKIDFRNTIIIMTSNIGARKLKDFGQGIGFGTQSQRAQADENTRGVIQNALKKAFSPEFLNRIDDVIVFNALEREHIHNIIDIELAKLYGRIGGLGYELKLSDDAKDFIAEKGFDKQYGARPLNRAIQKYIEDALAEEIINSKISEGDVIEMDYKEGDSELSIKVQKGKDKEESEPKK